The Toxoplasma gondii ME49 chromosome III, whole genome shotgun sequence genome includes a window with the following:
- a CDS encoding RNA cap guanine-N2 methyltransferase (encoded by transcript TGME49_254950), giving the protein MALTAPSSSRPGRPGPPPLCPPSLAASSVLTPVSEDSLSPESASSVYSLCAFVDNTCAAATQSAGSRSEEVGGEPMAEQTFFPAYPVSEPSAFDLSAACRCGATHSAPVQLPDASPLSSPVSLGHSFSSNSSYRRSPRPPNSPHTPASGLAAALSAAQPPALFLPDSARNAKRKTRLDGVYVHPDSTRPSNTPLASGCSAGVPGLPAASLFLCYTLPEELEQLLLDPTAVPPQRKPATPRESRPNGTAEAGKQTTETACDSLSPVAPHPPDTPSEAVCETTCEAAACAMLAGAAPDSGSESPNDLDPERNNKDVLLAAEGSFRRSETPDVERPPPGGPAARQQRVSTVPPPKSKCPVAASAGAQDTELHAFNLITSSCARQKIHSASVFDCCCSGYSLGAEAKDSDVSSVAQVRPRADFLSATATDDQGTRSVVLDAADETKALDSSERERLQCNSIILLSRWTRYAEVASSFTPASGVSSRASPVSQGAPSASSARSPTRAAGKRRSKERERNSTSPGLASHAEEERVANNFALELPLSPQVPQAPEPSSHPLGVLMKHLDQLCPAEFLLLAKYVKDRLPFAVQAVLHDQASEDPSDHNWNVNAFFDLPALERDLSEAPLQPGVSAQIQGDAPERRSTATPAAKEAAVKKQAGSFFREAHPSLARRFPVSRSDLEKAERFGSDVKVERGVGWLPTPRIRSASQVSEDREEQGEMGESGGVRGCRGAQSRLEFNSAGRHGVVAPDLPDAGADALSGAMEELQQQLCDLQIRTGATPACVAVPAAPPRRSRGLNPHAPPFRSMRAAHLSPGFVPLPLTASPVMGASGSAALILPRCPASVSDAHAESVSLRLFPGAADSARGGCSKEQLGSGAVDCARVWKSENSGGRRDEAWGATFAEPRDIETDELELMRALGLPTQFASSRKTTRQRKPHREAKTACEASPPAPLSLHGSDPTASWGGLEPPETQATATGVNAEFDGAFERDQAGMRPTRAGDERRRKCGCGTLAEACRQFRQDSAVQSKSNWCGRREAPLRGTPAVSSDLALPPGYDSVGNTTDSSYYRLRYTLFHKYDEGMLLDENAWFETTVECIAAYLASVLREVSVHARMQSPPVSGLSTWRTPRPNARVALDSEDLLSAKSERAPCGQASKASSSESCVRRSGSELGNNASGERAVLRPAITEGRSDAVPAEEGRESTTLLGDSLGEADGNSGCQRTVKRRAEETIGSDDEPPPLPLVAMDGCCGAGGNVIQFARFFDACVGVDCDLVKVAICKHNASLYGVRDQVYVHHNTLAGWLRERQAARRELERTRHLSTDDSSDEQTDFNEGVDSLRCFCCREFSRVKCPFCVGQAEAAASGSCAFFCEKERRNERLFREALEAVNASLISGELAPSRPLSQRGSLLTDIAWCFMSPPWSGPSYSGRRSFRSQLFSVAGGQDGGGGVGSAHIPSLVKAAARIAPNVCLFLPRSTNVHELAALAVALRFPLLEVEVLYSHFIDRTSGDQSRSLFPKVGSHLPR; this is encoded by the exons ATGGCGCTCACCGCGCCCTCAAGTTCCCGTCCCGGCCGCCCGGGTCCGCCGCCGCTTTGCCCTCCCTCTCTGGCGGCGTCCAGCGTCCTCACCCCGGTGTCGGAAGAttccctctctccagagagtGCCTCGTCTGTCTACTCGCTCTGCGCCTTCGTGGATAACACCTGTGCTGCAGCCACACAGTCGGCGGGAAGTCGAAGCGAGGAAGTCGGTGGTGAACCCATGGCTGAACAGACCTTTTTTCCCGCGTACCCTGTGTCTGAACCGTCCGCTTTCGATCTGTCCGCCGCCTGCCGCTGCGGTGCTACGCACTCTGCACCGGTCCAGTTGCCCGACGcatcgcctctctcgtctccggtCAGTCTCGGCCACTCGTTTTCCTCTAACTCATCGTACCGTCGGTCTCCCCGGCCTCCAAATTCCCCACACACGCCTGCGAGCGGCCTTGCTGCCGCACTCTCCGCTGCTCAGCCGCCGGCACTTTTCCTCCCGGATTCTGCGCGAAACGCGAAGCGGAAAACGCGCCTCGACggcgtgtatgtacacccggaCTCGACTCGCCCGTCCAACACCCCCCTCGCGTCCGGGTGTTCCGCAGGCGTTCCGGGGCTCCCTGCcgcctcgctttttctttgcTACACATTGCCGGAAGAACTGGAGCAACTCTTGCTGGATCCGACTGCGGTTCCTCCGCAACGAAAGCCGGCGACGCCGCGAGAGTCCCGACCGAATGGCACTGCCGAGGCCGGCAagcagacgacggagaccGCTTGTGACAGCCTGTCTCCCGTCGCCCCACACCCTCCAGACACTCCTTCAGAGGCTGTTTGCGAGACCACATGCGAAGCAGCTGCCTGTGCCATGCTCGCTGGGGCGGCGCCAGACAGCGGGAGCGAATCTCCGAACGACTTGGacccagagagaaacaatAAGGACGTTCTTCTGGCCGCGGAAGGGAGCTTTAGACGGAGCGAAACGCCTGACGTTGAGCGACCCCCTCCCGGGGGGCCTGCTGCTCGACAGCAGCGGGTTAGCACCGTCCCCCCCCCCAAATCCAAGTGTCCGGTGGCTGCCTCTGCGGGAGCTCAGGACACAGAGCTGCATGCTTTTAACTTAATCACGTCTTCCTGCGCAAGACAGAAGATCCattctgcgtctgtctttgACTGCTGTTGCTCAGGCTACTCGCTTGGAGCAGAAGCAAAAGACTCTGACGTCTCTTCTGTGGCGCAGGTGCGGCCGAGGGCCGATTTCCTCTCCGCCACTGCCACAGACGACCAAGGCACCAGAAGCGTCGTTTTAGACGCCGCCGACGAGACGAAGGCTCTGGACTCCTCTGAGAGAGAGCGACTCCAGTGCAACTCGATTATTCTGCTTTCGCGGTGGACCCGGTACGCAGAGGTGGCCTCAAGCTTTACCCCCGCGTCGGGGGTCTCCTCACGGGCCTCGCCGGTGTCCCAGGGCGCGCCGAGTGCGTCCTCGGCGCGGTCTCCGACTCGAGCCGCTGGCAAGCGCCGCTCgaaggaaagggaaagaAATTCGACGTCACCGGGACTCGCTTCTCacgcggaggaagagagagtcgCAAACAATTTTGCCCTCGAGCTGCCTCTCAGTCCACAGGTGCCACAGGCCCCCGAGCCTTCCTCGCACCCCCTCGGAGTCCTCATGAAGCACTTGGACCAGCTGTGCCCGGcggagtttcttcttctcgccaaATACGTCAAAGACAGGCTGCCGTTCGCCGTACAAGCGGTCCTCCACGACCAAGCAAGCGAAGACCCCTCGGACCACAACTGGAACGTGAACGCGTTCTTCGATCTCCCGGCTTTGGAGAGGGACTTGAGTGAAGCGCCGCTTCAGCCGGGGGTCTCCGCTCAAATCCAGGGAGACGCCCCAGAGAGGCGTAGCACTGCGACCCCCGCCGCGAAGGAGGCCGCAGTCAAGAAGCAAGCAGGTTCTTTTTTCAGGGAGGCGCATCCCTCGCTAGCACGACGCTTCCCGGTGTCGCGTAGCGACTTGGAAAAGGCCGAGCGGTTCGGCAGCGACGTCAAGGTCGAGCGCGGAGTGGGCTGGCTGCCCACGCCCCGAATCCGGAGCGCGTCGCAAGTCTCGGAAGATCGTGAAGAGCAGGGCGAAATGGGAGAATCTGGGGGAGTGCGGGGATGTCGAGGCGCGCAGAGCCGTCTGGAGTTCAATTCTGCAGGACGTCACGGCGTGGTGGCTCCCGACTTGCCGGACGCAGGCGCCGACGCACTCTCGGGAGCGATGGAGGAATTGCAACAGCAACTCTGCGACCTCCAGATTCGGACGGGCGCGACGCCGGCGTGTGTGGCTGTGCCCGCGGCTCCGCCCCGCCGCTCTAGGGGGCTGAATCCGCATGCGCCTCCGTTCCGGAGCATGAGAGCCGCGCACCTGTCTCCGGGTTTCGTCCCGCTCCCGCTAACCGCCTCGCCTGTGATGGGCGCGAGCGGCTCCGCGGCCCTGATTCTGCCTCGCTGCCCCGCGTCGGTCtcagacgcgcatgcagagtcaGTCTCGCTGCGGCTCTTCCCAGGCGCGGCAGACTCGGCCCGCGGCGGGTGCTCGAAGGAGCAGCTAGGCTCGGGGGCTGTTGACTGCGCGCGGGTGTGGAAGAGCGAAAACAGTGGAGGTAGGCGGGACGAGGCGTGGGGAGCAACATTCGCGGAACCTAGGGACATAGAAACTGACGAACTGGAGCTGATGCGGGCCCTTGGACTCCCCACTCAgttcgcgtcttcgcggAAGACCACGCGCCAACGCAagccacacagagaggccAAAACCGCCTGTGAAGCCTCGCCGCCGGCGCCGCTTTCTCTTCACGGCTCCGACCCGACGGCCTCATGGGGCGGGCTGGAGCCGccagagacgcaggcgacggCTACCGGGGTAAATGCGGAATTCGATGGCGCTTTCGAGAGAGACCAGGCTGGCATGAGACCCACTCGAGCTGGAGACGAGCGGAGGAGGAAGTGCGGGTGCGGGACTCTGGCGGAAGCATGCAGACAGTTTCGACAAGACTCCGCAGTGCAAAGCAAGTCCAACTGGTGTGGCAGGCGCGAGGCGCCCCTGAGGGGGACGCCTGCGGTTTCCTCCGACTTGGCTCTCCCGCCCGGCTACGACAGCGTCGGCAACACCACAGACTCTTCGTACTACAGACTGCGCTACACGCTTTTCCACAAGTACGACGAAGGAATGCTGCTGGACGAGAACGCCTGGTTCGAGACGACCGTCGAGTGCATTGCAGCGTACCTCGCGTCCGTGCTCCgtgaggtgtctgtacacgcCAGAATGCAGAGTCCGCCAGTCTCAGGTCTTTCGACTTGGAGAACGCCGAGGCCCAACGCACGGGTAGCTCTTGACTCAGAGGATCTGCTGTCTGCGAAGAGTGAACGAGCGCCTTGCGGCCAAGCCAGCAAGGCCAGCAGTTCAGAAAGTTGTGTCCGCAGATCCGGGAGTGAACTTGGAAACAACGCGTCTGGTGAGCGCGCTGTTCTGAGGCCGGCGATCACGGAAGGGCGCTCGGATGCTGTGCCAGCGGAGGAGGGCAGAGAGTCAACCACGCTTCTGGGGGACTCTCTGGGCGAAGCCGATGGGAATAGCGGCTGTCAAAGAACAGTTAAAAGACGAGCTGAAGAAACAATCGGGTCCGACGACGAGCCGCCACCTCTTCCTTTAGTGGCAATGGATGGCTGCTGCGGAGCGGGCGGAAATGTGATTCAGTTCGCGCGGTTTTttgatgcatgcgtcggcgTGGACTGCGACCTCGTGAAAGTGGCCATCTGCAAGCACAACGCCTCGCTGTACGGGGTCCGCGaccaggtgtacgtacaccacAACACGTTGGCTGGCTGGCTGCGGGAGCGGCAGGCAGCGCGGCGCGAGCTTGAGCGAACGCGGCATCTGTCGACAGACGACTCGAGCGACGAGCAGACAGATTTCAACGAAGGCGTAGACAGTCTCCGTTGCTTCTGCTGCAGAGAGTTCTCCCGCGTAAAGTGCCCATTCTGCGTGGGCCAAGCAGAAGCGGCGGCGTCCGGGTCgtgtgcgtttttctgcgagAAAGAGCGCCGCAACGAGAGGCTCTTTCGAGAGGCATTGGAGGCTGTTAACGCTTCCCTCATCTCTGGGGAGCTGGCGCCGTCGCGTCCCCTTTCCCAACGAGGCTCGCTCCTCACAGACATCGCGTGGTGCTTCATGTCCCCGCCGTGGAGCGGGCCGAGCTACTCAGGCCGACGGTCCTTCCGTTCGCAGCTCTTCTCCGTGGCGGGTGGTCAAGATGGAGGCGGTGGAGTCGGTTCTGCGCACATTCCCTCGCTCGTCAAAGCAGCGGCACG GATCGCCCCCAACGTTTGCCTCTTCCTGCCGCGGTCGACGAACGTTCACGAACTGGCGGCCTTGGCTGTCGCCCTTCGCTTCCCCCTCCTCGAAGTTGAGGTCCTGTACTCTCACTTCATTGACAGAACTTCTGGCGACCAGTCCCGGTCTCTTTTCCCGAAGGTCGGTTCTCACTTGCCCCGCTGA
- a CDS encoding hypothetical protein (encoded by transcript TGME49_254960), with protein sequence MAALTGSPVLEDRDGLELSEQADGSAQARARGSAFAPLVLALESHPSSFAVKHPFETQPFTTSHFRSPPSSHVDIPAGDVPRVYGRLFGRSTSNANMLLTGVESPRTPSHAHPHFSSVKNNATAPELNRLQEEEEKASGSQSAIDSVQSPGTASPPEEVTGEEVAEPERASRALELEASPGSRRSEQKRSRRQSRIRTPTRHVLPVLVMLFTSLAVVFRSLRRCVSPHNFPEAVAGTRNFLADSDLPFLGSLTSGTPSFDHGNRARRLAASRDTGSPDGSGQTSDTHGEGGDTGTVDLACIVDSLLTTTEEGGAASGENNSQQPKQVTPQQLNRAIQKAEDTLRVLDLACEMIKDFEDDLPEGFPRRNAETWVRHAGDFIVQQLMALLAARADMDKKVVLSWAGATWDHSQGRGEPVTPALRMPPSYPWQGGATQGPDATGDSSASSASLRAGAAAAPEPMAGGSSQRHKTTPPGLSKLPYGTQQPLHSQVSAASLESTPRSLPTRISSQQTSFSPSWGTPGVPPPRPPLHSQEVSLPPEFQLPLGASNFLKAFSQHSGDTPQRLSLQGESDSQQPVTQPAAAGVSTHPQLWLGEPKAPEEASSWFNTLFKSPADWLSPDRSRSPAFADDGAGGADSRSRRHGAALISTGRGEEWKSPQGQAATTGLEEAPPKSASPPSAPVPPSYADAAKAVRTGAGTGSGPPMKPKRKGEQRLPYSAAAGRQGEQVVVGGAEGRRATRDRHPEQDPTAQHAQRVAARQGLPHEGARKDEKTASEQKRESKKGRSFVESTPHPGDSARPPVVKGDLGSLVVRSGGQKVGQSGEWKTAGLSKKDKAPKKKKQAKEGDKPSDSKGADSTSTKVDVGSAGVEAAESETPVAGPAGRADRHGTDERETKEASKKQRKRKEAASPPSEPAHSGDGGALAAGQGDGDPPEKRGGDGGDDPSDGGEEQKEEEEEEKEEEEEEEKAEEEEEGEEERGRGKKDDDSDSGSAATSAPGADGLAEAKGAGGTDEKEQLDRSREEDKEHGPCSAEEGASAASPSRDLGARPKERAKPSSKPGKKQKQKGKDKGGTVDIRWNLQDFMDHPEIMSDLRQNKHYLEMSLATLHSTEEVFEEWLDRSQTVQAFLEERDLQGLREKQLPDLHGKLPRELDALLENILSVRATLTVARSYGLKAKVMLNAARVVESGPAEDVPDWGQEPVDPRAPPEIRLLQHICKMCYEVQVRAPPLEDKFMKLLELYYQLEFMYVCADKVGGAREKVLKLEDVPEPPPSIAEMATLLRGEAETPERGRPEGSETPESDDRTTAEVAEPATSPQVSEISQYHTRMMDLAIRTSADLVKYRTTMETVIEKGGKEQPQCKIAVRVVPAAGAQTWAVLDVLLYLQKMCGFEGLRPGTETSGRAYDAFAKMISTVQQSAKSLRRSYGVYAALNAVVQAEETEMKYVTEEEGQADKASRKSHRSRK encoded by the coding sequence ATGGCGGCACTAACTGGGTCGCCTGTCCTTGAGGACAGGGACGGCCTGGAGTTGTCAGAACAGGCAGATGGCAGCGCCCAAGCTCGCGCTCGAGGATCTGCGTTCGCGCCTCTAGTACTCGCTTTAGAAAGCCATCCGTCGTCCTTCGCAGTCAAACACCCTTTTGAAACGCAACCTTTTACCACCTCCCACTTCCGCTCTCCGCCTTCTAGCCACGTGGATATTCCAGCCGGCGATGTCCCCCGCGTATACGGTCGATTATTCGGTCGTTCGACAAGCAACGCCAACATGCTCCTCACGGGCGTGGAGAGCCCGCGAACACCCAGCCATGCGCACCCAcacttctcttctgtcaAAAACAATGCGACAGCGCCCGAGTTAAATCGACtccaggaagaggaggaaaaggcgTCCGGCTCTCAAAGTGCGATTGACTCGGTGCAAAGCCCTGGCACAGCGAGTCCACCCGAAGAGGTGACCGGGGAAGAAGTGGCGGAACCTGAACGAGCCAGCAGAGCTTTGGAGCTAGAAGCGTCCCCAGGCAGCCGCCGAAGTGAACAGAAGCGCTCCCGTCGACAAAGCAGAATCCGGACTCCGACCCGACACGTTTTGCCCGTTTTGGTGATGCTTTTCACGTCGCTTGCCGTTGTTTTCCGAAGCCTTCGGAGGTGTGTGTCGCCGCATAACTTCCCTGAAGCGGTTGCGGGCACAAGAAACTTTCTCGCAGACTCTGACCTCCCGTTCCTCGGCTCCCTAACTTCAGGGACGCCGTCGTTTGACCACGGAAACCGCGCGCGACGCCTCGCCGCTTCTCGAGACACCGGTTCTCCAGACGGCTCTGGACAAACGTCAGACACTCATGGAGAGGGCGGAGACACCGGCACTGTCGATCTGGCCTGCATCGTGGACAGCCTACTGACCACGACAGAGGAGGGCGGGGCGGCATCGGGAGAGAACAATAGCCAGCAGCCGAAGCAAGTGACTCCTCAGCAACTAAACCGTGCTATCCAGAAAGCCGAGGACACCTTGCGCGTCTTGGATTTGGCATGCGAAATGATCAAGGACTTCGAAGACGACCTGCCAGAGGGGTTTCCGCGCCGAAATGCTGAAACGTGGGTACGCCACGCTGGCGACTTTATCGTGCAACAATTGATGGCTCTGCTGGCAGCTCGTGCAGACATGGATAAGAAAGTAGTTCTCAGCTGGGCTGGCGCGACGTGGGATCACTCCCAGGGCCGTGGTGAGCCGGTGACACCGGCCTTGAGGATGCCTCCCTCTTACCCCTGGCAAGGAGGGGCGACACAAGGTCCGGATGCTACCGGAGACTCGAgcgcctcctctgcttcccttcGAGCTGgagcagcagccgcgccaGAACCGATGGCGGGAGGCTCGTCTCAAAGGCACAAAACGACTCCACCCGGTCTGAGCAAGCTTCCTTATGGTACCCAGCAACCTCTGCACTCACAGGTGTCCGCTGCATCGCTTGAGTCaactcctcgctctcttcccaCCAGGATAAGCTCTCAGCAaacgtccttctctccttcgtggGGAACACCAGGCGTGCCGCCGCCCCGTCCGCCACTCCACTCACAAGAAGTTTCTTTGCCTCCGGAATTTCAGCTGCCGCTAGGTGCCTCGAATTTCCTCAAAGCTTTTTCCCAACACAGCGGCGATACTCCCCAACGTTTGTCCCTGCAGGGGGAGAGCGACTCTCAACAACCTGTCACCCAACCCGCGGCCGCCGGCGTCTCGACGCATCCTCAATTATGGCTTGGCGAGCCGAAGGCACCTGAAGAAGCATCTTCGTGGTTCAACACTCTTTTCAAGAGCCCAGCCGACTGGCTTTCCCCAGATCGTTCACGGAGTCCAGCGTTTGCAGACGACGGGGCAGGGGGTGCCGACAGTCGCAGCAGGCGTCACGGCGCGGCTTTGATTTCCACTGGTCGCGGCGAAGAGTGGAAATCTCCCCAAGGGCAGGCTGCGACGACAGGTCTGGAGGAAGCGCCTCCCAAGAGTGCCTCACCACCCTCGGCACCCGTTCCGCCCTCCTACGCGGACGCCGCCAAAGCAGTGCGGACTGGGGCAGGGACAGGCTCTGGCCCTCCGATGAAACCCAAACGAAAGGGGGAGCAGAGACTGCCTTACTCCGCAGCCGCAGGACGCCAGGGAGAACAAGTTGTAGTTGGTGGGGCTGAAGGCCGTCGTGcgacaagagacagacatcCAGAGCAAGATCCTACAGCTCAGCACGCGCAACGGGTTGCTGCTCGTCAGGGACTGCCCCATGAAGGTGCaagaaaggacgagaaaacGGCATCGGAGCAGAAGCGCGAAAGCAAGAAAGGCCGGAGTTTCGTGGAGAGCACACCACATCCGGGCGACAGTGCACGGCCTCCCGTGGTGAAAGGGGATTTGGGGTCGTTAGTGGTTAGATCAGGCGGTCAAAAAGTTGGCCAGAGTGGGGAATGGAAGACGGCGGGACTGTCGAAAAAGGATAAGGcaccgaagaaaaagaaacaggcAAAGGAAGGCGACAAACCCAGTGACAGCAAAGGCGCAGACAGCACCAGCACCAAAGTGGACGTCGGGTCAGCCGGCGTTGAAGCAGCCGAATCAGAGACACCCGTTGCGGGTCCGGCGGGCCGAGCTGATAGACATGGCACTGACGAGCGCGAGACTAAAGAGGCAtcgaagaagcaaaggaaaCGCAAAGAAGCAGCCTCTCCACCCTCGGAGCCCGCGCACTCTGGCGACGGAGGGGCACTTGCAGCGGGCCAGGGGGACGGAGACCCGCCGGAGAAGCGCGGGGGAGATGGAGGAGACGATCCAAGCGATGGTGgtgaagagcagaaggaagaagaggaagaagagaaagaagaggaagaggaagaagagaaagcagaggaagaggaagaaggagaggaagaacgcgggAGGGGAAAGAAGGACGACGACAGCGACAGCGGAAGTGCTGCCACCTCAGCGCCTGGTGCCGATGGTCTTGCAGAAGCAAAGGGGGCAGGGGGTACCGATGAGAAAGAGCAGCTAGATCGATCTagggaggaagacaaagagcaCGGTCCCTGCTCcgcagaggaaggcgcgtCTGCAGCGAGTCCTTCGCGGGATCTTGGAGCGAGACCGAAGGAACGCGCGAAGCCCAGCAGTAAAcctggaaagaagcaaaaacaAAAAGGCAAGGACAAAGGTGGAACAGTCGATATTCGCTGGAATCTGCAGGACTTTATGGACCATCCAGAGATCATGAGCGATCTCCGGCAAAACAAACATTACCTGGAAATGTCCCTCGCAACTCTTCACAGCACGGAAGAAGTGTTTGAGGAGTGGCTCGACAGGTCACAGACTGTACAGGCATTCCTTGAAGAACGTGACTTACAGGGCTTGAGGGAGAAACAGCTGCCCGATTTACACGGTAAACTGCCGAGAGAGCTCGACGCACTGCTTGAGAACATATTAAGCGTCCGCGCCACATTGACAGTCGCCCGAAGCTATGGCTTGAAGGCCAAGGTTATGCTGAATGCTGCACGAGTAGTTGAATCTGGACCCGCCGAGGACGTTCCAGACTGGGGGCAAGAACCGGTCGATCCGCGGGCTCCCCCGGAGATTCGGCTTCTCCAGCATATTTGCAAGATGTGCTACGAGGTTCAGGTGAGAGCGCCGCCACTGGAGGACAAATTCATGAAGTTGCTGGAGCTGTATTATCAGCTTGAATTCATGTATGTCTGCGCGGATAAAGTTGGCGGCGCTCGGGAAAAAGTCCTGAAACTCGAAGATGTACCCGAGCCTCCGCCATCCATTGCTGAGATGGCAACCTTGCTccgcggagaagcagaaacgccaGAGCGTGGGCGCCCAGAAGGATCAGAAACGCCGGAAAGCGACGACAGAACGACAGCAGAGGTGGCGGAGCCCGCGACTTCCCCGCAGGTGTCCGAGATTTCCCAATATCACACGAGAATGATGGATCTGGCGATTAGAACAAGCGCGGATTTAGTGAAATACCGGACTACTATGGAAACCGTAAtagaaaagggaggaaaagaacagcCGCAATGCAAGATTGCTGTTAGAGTTGTACCAGCCGCAGGTGCACAGACGTGGGCTGTTTTGGATGTGCTGTTGTACCTCCAAAAAATGTGCGGGTTCGAGGGTTTGCGTCCCGGGACGGAGACCTCGGGCAGAGCGTACGACGCCTTCGCCAAAATGATTTCTACTGTCCAGCAGTCTGCAAAGAGTTTGAGACGCAGCTACGGCGTGTACGCTGCTCTGAACGCGGTTGTTCaggctgaggagacagaaatgaAATATGTcactgaggaagaagggcaggCGGACAAGGCATCAAGGAAAAGTCACAGATCTCGGAAGTGA